The following are encoded together in the Mesoterricola sediminis genome:
- a CDS encoding radical SAM protein, which yields MKAHLDHRRAWQDFDYCYPVISRRSKGVSLGVNLNPDKVCNFDCVYCEVDRTTPPRRKDVDLDQLAREMEVLLDLVQSGELFQVPPFDSAAPHQRRLNDIAFSGDGEPTTLRAFPQAVARMAALRSRRGLRDLKLVLITDASRLQAPEIQEGLEILMDNGGEVWAKLDAGTEAHYQAIDRSKVPFQRILDNLAETAARWPIVIQTLFLAWQGQGPSDAEVEAYIGRLQAIRARGTLAGIQIYTVARPTPEPEARPLPATDLDRLAARVKDALPDVALEVFYGPA from the coding sequence GTGAAAGCCCATCTGGATCATCGACGCGCCTGGCAGGATTTCGACTACTGCTACCCGGTCATCTCCCGGCGCAGCAAGGGCGTGAGCCTGGGGGTCAACCTGAACCCCGACAAGGTGTGCAACTTCGACTGCGTCTACTGCGAGGTGGACCGGACCACGCCCCCGCGCCGGAAGGACGTGGACCTGGACCAGCTGGCCCGGGAGATGGAGGTCCTCCTGGACCTGGTCCAGTCCGGCGAGCTGTTCCAGGTGCCGCCCTTCGACAGCGCCGCCCCCCACCAGCGGCGCCTCAACGACATCGCCTTCTCCGGCGACGGGGAGCCCACCACCCTCCGGGCCTTCCCCCAGGCCGTGGCCCGCATGGCGGCCCTCCGCAGCCGCCGGGGCCTGCGGGACCTGAAGCTGGTGCTGATCACCGACGCCTCCCGCCTCCAGGCCCCCGAGATCCAGGAAGGCCTGGAGATCCTCATGGACAACGGGGGCGAGGTCTGGGCCAAGCTGGACGCCGGCACCGAGGCCCACTACCAGGCCATCGACCGCTCCAAGGTGCCCTTCCAGCGCATCCTGGACAACCTGGCCGAAACGGCCGCCCGCTGGCCCATCGTGATCCAGACCCTCTTCCTGGCCTGGCAGGGGCAGGGCCCCTCCGACGCCGAGGTGGAGGCCTACATCGGGCGCCTGCAGGCCATCCGCGCCCGCGGCACCCTGGCGGGGATCCAGATCTACACCGTGGCCCGCCCGACCCCGGAGCCGGAGGCCCGGCCCCTGCCGGCCACCGACCTCGATCGACTGGCGGCCCGGGTCAAGGACGCCCTGCCCGACGTGGCCCTGGAGGTCTTCTACGGCCCCGCCTAG
- a CDS encoding saccharopine dehydrogenase family protein produces the protein MKRICVLGAGRVGATLALDLAQDGAFEVTVADRSHVALDRLAAKGLRTHLADLAQPGAVQEAVAGCDLAVGAVPGFMGFTTLQAVLEAGRPMVDISFFPEDPFRLDGLARDKGLVAVMDAGVAPGCDNFILGDVVRRVDRVTSFECYVGGLPVVRTWPFEYKAGFSPVDVVEEYTRPARYVAHGQEIVMPALSEPELMDFPGIGTLEAFNTDGLRSIIRTVKAPFMKEKTLRYPGHIEKMRMLREAGFFSTEPVELNGVPVAPMDLTTRLLFPLWQMGEGDEDFTVMRVIVAGEKDGRPVRETWDLLDRYDRATGTTSMARTTGYTCTATVRLVAEGLWSEPGVAPPEVVGMKAGCWDFIRRDLAKRGVQWTRRDGTACP, from the coding sequence ATGAAGAGGATCTGCGTGCTCGGCGCCGGCCGCGTGGGGGCCACCCTGGCCCTGGACCTGGCCCAGGACGGCGCCTTCGAGGTGACGGTGGCCGACCGCTCCCATGTCGCCCTGGACCGCCTGGCCGCCAAGGGCCTGCGCACCCACCTGGCGGACCTGGCCCAGCCCGGCGCCGTGCAGGAGGCGGTGGCCGGCTGCGACCTCGCCGTGGGCGCCGTGCCCGGCTTCATGGGCTTCACCACCCTCCAGGCCGTCCTGGAGGCGGGCCGGCCCATGGTGGACATCTCCTTCTTCCCCGAGGACCCCTTCCGCCTGGACGGCCTCGCCCGGGACAAGGGCCTCGTCGCCGTGATGGACGCGGGGGTGGCCCCGGGCTGCGACAACTTCATCCTCGGGGACGTGGTCCGCCGGGTGGACCGGGTGACCTCCTTCGAATGCTATGTGGGCGGCCTGCCCGTGGTCCGCACCTGGCCCTTCGAGTACAAGGCCGGCTTCTCCCCCGTGGACGTGGTGGAGGAGTACACCCGCCCCGCCCGGTACGTGGCCCACGGCCAGGAGATCGTGATGCCGGCCCTCAGCGAGCCGGAACTCATGGACTTCCCCGGGATCGGCACCCTGGAGGCCTTCAACACCGACGGCCTGCGGAGCATCATCCGGACCGTGAAGGCGCCCTTCATGAAGGAGAAGACCCTCCGCTACCCCGGCCACATCGAGAAGATGCGCATGCTGCGGGAGGCGGGGTTCTTCTCCACCGAGCCCGTCGAGCTCAACGGGGTGCCGGTGGCGCCCATGGACCTCACCACCCGCCTCCTCTTTCCCCTGTGGCAGATGGGGGAGGGCGACGAGGACTTCACCGTCATGCGCGTGATCGTCGCGGGGGAGAAGGACGGCAGGCCCGTGCGCGAGACCTGGGACCTCCTGGACCGCTACGACCGCGCCACCGGGACCACCAGCATGGCCCGGACCACCGGCTACACCTGCACGGCCACCGTGCGCCTCGTGGCCGAGGGCCTGTGGTCCGAGCCCGGGGTGGCCCCGCCCGAGGTGGTGGGCATGAAGGCCGGGTGCTGGGACTTCATCCGGCGCGACCTGGCGAAGCGCGGCGTCCAGTGGACGCGGCGCGACGGAACGGCGTGTCCGTAG
- a CDS encoding CapA family protein, which yields MEVARIELAAVGDVLMHQDVKASAAQAPGGLGDLWSEVTPRFRRADIAFANLETPVAPRTGRPGRPFQFNAPEDLPAALRASGIGVVAVANNHAFDQGPRGLTETLARLGAAGLVAVGAGATRAEAETPRFVEAKGLKVAFLAFTDIFNVDLNTRADRPWVRGIDPPAAAAAVRAARAQADAVVVSVHWGAEYLHAPLERQKRLAKALADAGADVILGHHPHVLQPVDVLASGDRRTVVAYSLGNFISNQDRMYRADLFPVAGGDSRDGALFSCRLVKLRYLDGTERVQVEEARCEPLWTLNNWREAAGRKTPRLIRVVPATQRLLEAEAEVERLRAAVPPDRAALLAQQETVRTLMLRRARAEAILGAPFVTQGAPRP from the coding sequence GTGGAGGTGGCCCGGATCGAGCTGGCCGCCGTGGGCGATGTCCTGATGCACCAGGATGTGAAGGCCTCCGCGGCCCAGGCCCCCGGCGGCCTCGGCGACCTGTGGTCCGAGGTCACGCCCCGCTTCCGGCGGGCGGACATCGCCTTCGCCAACCTGGAAACCCCCGTGGCCCCCCGGACGGGGCGCCCCGGCCGGCCCTTCCAGTTCAACGCCCCCGAGGACCTGCCGGCCGCCCTGCGGGCCTCCGGCATCGGCGTCGTCGCGGTGGCCAACAACCACGCCTTCGACCAGGGGCCCCGCGGCCTGACCGAGACCCTGGCGCGCCTGGGGGCCGCCGGCCTCGTCGCGGTGGGGGCGGGCGCCACCCGGGCCGAAGCCGAGACACCCCGGTTCGTGGAGGCCAAGGGGCTCAAGGTGGCCTTCCTGGCCTTCACGGACATCTTCAACGTCGACCTGAACACCCGCGCCGACCGGCCCTGGGTCCGGGGGATCGATCCCCCGGCGGCGGCCGCCGCCGTCCGGGCCGCCAGGGCCCAGGCCGACGCCGTGGTGGTCAGCGTCCACTGGGGGGCCGAATACCTGCACGCCCCCCTGGAGCGCCAGAAGCGCCTCGCCAAGGCGCTGGCCGACGCCGGCGCCGACGTCATCCTGGGCCACCACCCCCACGTCCTCCAGCCCGTCGACGTGCTGGCCTCCGGGGACCGCCGCACCGTGGTGGCCTACAGCCTGGGCAACTTCATCTCCAACCAGGACCGCATGTACCGGGCGGACCTCTTCCCCGTGGCCGGCGGCGACAGCCGGGACGGCGCCCTCTTCAGCTGCCGCCTCGTCAAGCTCCGGTACCTGGACGGCACCGAGCGCGTCCAGGTGGAGGAGGCCCGCTGCGAGCCCCTGTGGACCCTCAACAACTGGCGGGAGGCCGCCGGGCGCAAGACCCCCCGCCTCATCCGGGTCGTCCCCGCCACCCAGCGCCTCCTGGAGGCCGAAGCGGAGGTGGAGCGCCTGCGCGCCGCCGTCCCGCCCGACCGAGCGGCCCTGCTCGCCCAGCAGGAGACCGTGCGCACCCTGATGCTCCGGCGCGCCCGCGCCGAGGCCATCCTGGGCGCCCCCTTCGTGACCCAGGGGGCGCCCAGGCCCTGA
- the ribB gene encoding 3,4-dihydroxy-2-butanone-4-phosphate synthase: MPMDRVEAAIQAFKEGRAVVLVDDPDRENEGDLIIPAETLNEEIMAMMIRECSGIVCLCIDDATARQLDLPQMVSHNNSKNGTAFTVSIEAKEGVTTGVSAHDRVVTIQTAIRPGARPDDLARPGHVFPLRAHSGGLACRRGHTEGAIELARMAGFRPAAVLCELMNPDGTMMRGRTLAWFAERNTFPLLSIQDLVEAQRPGTNLA, encoded by the coding sequence ATGCCTATGGACCGTGTCGAAGCCGCCATCCAAGCCTTCAAGGAAGGGCGGGCCGTCGTGCTCGTGGACGATCCGGACCGGGAGAACGAGGGGGACCTGATCATCCCCGCGGAGACGCTCAACGAAGAGATCATGGCCATGATGATCCGCGAGTGCAGCGGCATCGTGTGCCTCTGCATCGACGACGCCACCGCGCGCCAGCTCGACCTGCCCCAGATGGTGAGCCACAACAACAGCAAGAACGGCACGGCCTTCACCGTGTCCATCGAGGCCAAGGAGGGCGTCACCACGGGCGTCTCGGCCCACGACCGGGTGGTGACCATCCAGACCGCCATCCGCCCCGGGGCGCGCCCCGACGACCTGGCCCGGCCCGGCCACGTCTTCCCCCTCCGGGCCCACAGCGGGGGCCTGGCCTGCCGCCGGGGCCACACCGAAGGGGCCATCGAACTGGCCCGTATGGCCGGTTTCCGCCCCGCCGCAGTCCTTTGCGAACTCATGAACCCCGATGGCACCATGATGCGCGGCCGGACCCTGGCGTGGTTCGCGGAGCGCAACACCTTCCCCCTCCTGTCCATCCAGGACCTCGTGGAAGCCCAGCGTCCCGGCACCAACCTGGCGTAG
- a CDS encoding BON domain-containing protein, with protein sequence MKAHVLTILLATGLGAAAQQPPPTPPPDRPTHEGRTHKHAQDQGAADADTALARQIRKELKETKGLSAKARALKVAAKGGQVTLRGTVATAEEKDQVEAIARRLAGEGKVTSEVKVKKAP encoded by the coding sequence ATGAAAGCCCACGTGCTGACGATCCTGCTCGCCACCGGCCTCGGGGCCGCGGCCCAGCAGCCGCCTCCCACCCCACCGCCCGATCGGCCTACCCACGAAGGGCGCACCCATAAGCACGCCCAGGACCAGGGCGCGGCCGATGCCGACACCGCCCTTGCCCGCCAGATCCGCAAGGAACTGAAGGAGACCAAGGGCCTCAGCGCCAAGGCCCGGGCCCTCAAGGTGGCCGCCAAGGGCGGCCAGGTCACCCTCCGGGGGACCGTGGCCACCGCCGAAGAAAAGGACCAGGTGGAGGCCATCGCCCGCCGCCTGGCCGGAGAAGGGAAGGTGACCAGCGAGGTGAAGGTGAAGAAGGCCCCCTGA